The Bemisia tabaci chromosome 8, PGI_BMITA_v3 genome has a segment encoding these proteins:
- the LOC140225281 gene encoding uncharacterized protein codes for MSLCLLELDNIKFNILVYLEFEKPEEPDQTQIVLYKTKNVPVFHETNLNHLLDDAFTSVMEEHEEFVMKGSGWVLKLIMGTELRINFYRPLSKGSTYIPLPINSKHIVNVKNSDDKCFMYAMLGKKLPIGTKNKNRPFQYNQYLENYDFSCLEFPVKLKDISKFEKVNNLSVSVYGLSGHYQQKVKKPKINIRDDSMTDERDLDDDDDDDDDDDDDEDDVDDDEEDGQQYDVNEKGVQDPVESIQKPASNKRKKPLLYPLKVPDIIKEDHTDLLFFTNGETSHYCWITNLEAVVRRQLSTFTRKMFMCRRCFSRYKCNEQLQQHMELCLQFKPAKPNIMFGKGQLEQFENLRYAMPHQYVVYADFECYLRNIDPDPERPNNHNYQKHVPMSYAYMLKSSDPTYNMNKPKLYRGPSPHIHFIEEMISIASDLSGDHNFGEEIRMTEENIRAHRNATHCAMCGLQFDEVLRKCRDHNHQYVSPDQPNYRQALCGVCNLRYSHPKSLIVVCHNWGKYDAHPMVRAVSGCTYRVSIIPSTMETYISMSIWVENRFRIVFIDSIRHLPSSLDNLVSSVPETSLVHARRLCTNDDQFNLVKKKGVYCYDYISDAKKLADTVPPPKEAFYNRLQNTHISDADYERFCTTWTAFGFKNLGEYADFYLKLDVCLLADVMQEFRGFCMNNYGLDCINYLTLPAFSYDAFLKMSRVQIELFTDIDMIQFISASIRGGISQCSLRHAIADNPLVTGEENRTPFTEPSTYIQYLDVTALYAYTMCKYLPYGGYHWISPFQINYLFEKEDGEHRIMKVPDDCNFGYILQVDLKYPQHLHDYHSDLPFCPEKKIPPFPSSKNPKLLLTLQDKKKYVIHYVALKQAISHGLVLEKIHRGIYFKQKPFLRPFIELNANLRKQATNKFHQDLLKLISNACYGKFLENPMKRQRIVLGTHEKQIIRYISRADFIDRTIFDEELVGIRLKTTNITFDKPMIVGFSVLELSKTHMYDFYYNKLLSRYPRNRVSILYIDTDSFILAIKTEDRYRDMIRDRNLYDTSNFPKNHFLYSTDNLKVMGTFKDETAGDPITEFVGLRSKLYSYLTLSLAEEKRCKGIQRAVVRDTLKFDHFKHTLFYNDTVSRMTRGIHSTLHNIYSYECKKVALSSKDDKRKILQGNVVSIPWGHYAIQQHGDQMRRVTAEIEERPKTSSLSCHEAINDNDAEPSPLHLSVATQEVEAKKLPLKKRKRNRENSGKDVATNDDDSRQVKKDKTAQSQHVAHCSSDLRFC; via the coding sequence ATGTCCCTATGCCTACTGGAATTGGACAACATTAAATTCAACATCCTCGTTTACCTTGAATTCGAGAAACCGGAGGAGCCTGACCAAACACAAATCGTCCTTTATAAAACCAAAAATGTTCCTGTTTTCCACGAAACTAACTTAAACCACCTTCTGGATGATGCTTTTACGAGTGTGATGGAGGAGCACGAAGAGTTTGTCATGAAAGGATCCGGCTGGGTTCTGAAGCTTATAATGGGCACCGAGTTGAGAATAAATTTTTATCGACCTCTCTCCAAAGGTTCTACTTATATACCGCTACCGATTAATTCAAAACATATTGTAAATGTAAAGAATTCCGATGATAAATGTTTCATGTATGCAAtgctcggaaaaaaattaccaatcGGTACTAAAAATAAGAATAGGCCTTTCCAATACAACCAATATCttgaaaattatgatttttcttgTCTCGAATTTCCCGTCAAGTTGAAggatatttcaaaattcgagaagGTGAATAATTTGAGCGTTTCCGTGTATGGATTATCGGGACATTATCAACAAAAAGTGAAAAAGCCGAAAATCAATATACGCGATGATTCGATGACAGACGAGAGAGACcttgacgacgacgacgacgacgacgacgacgacgacgacgacgaagaCGACGTTGACGACGATGAGGAAGATGGACAGCAATATGATGTTAATGAGAAAGGCGTTCAAGATCCTGTCGAATCGATACAGAAACCTGCTTCCAACAAAAGAAAGAAACCGCTCCTTTATCCTTTGAAAGTTCCAGATATTATCAAGGAAGACCACACAGAccttttatttttcacgaaTGGAGAAACATCACATTATTGTTGGATTACGAACCTTGAAGCAGTGGTTCGTAGACAATTATCGACTTTTACCAGGAAGATGTTCATGTGCAGACGTTGTTTCTCTCGCTACAAATGTAACGAGCAGTTACAGCAGCACATGGAATTATGTCTTCAATTTAAGCCGGCAAAACCCAACATAATGTTCGGTAAAGGTCAACTTGAGCAATTCGAAAATCTACGGTATGCAATGCCACATCAATATGTGGTATACGCAGATTTCGAATGCTACCTACGCAACATCGACCCAGATCCTGAACGACCTAATAACCACAACTATCAGAAACATGTGCCGATGTCATATGCATACATGTTAAAATCTTCAGATCCCACCTATAATATGAACAAGCCCAAATTATACCGCGGTCCATCACCTCATATTCACTTTATCGAAGAGATGATCAGTATTGCCAGCGACCTTTCGGGAGATCATAATTTTGGCGAAGAAATCAGGATGACAGAAGAGAATATAAGGGCTCACCGGAACGCTACCCATTGTGCGATGTGCGGCCTTCAGTTTGATGAAGTCTTACGGAAATGTCGAGATCATAACCATCAGTATGTTTCACCAGACCAACCTAATTACCGTCAAGCTTTATGCGGAGTTTGCAATTTGCGATATTCTCATCCCAAGAGCCTGATTGTCGTTTGTCACAATTGGGGTAAATACGACGCTCACCCGATGGTGCGAGCAGTTAGCGGCTGTACCTATCGAGTCTCTATCATCCCGTCAACGATGGAGACTTATATAAGTATGAGTATTTGGGTAGAAAATCGCTTCCGCATAGTTTTCATCGATAGCATTCGTCATTTACCCTCTTCTCTGGACAATTTAGTTTCATCTGTTCCTGAAACTTCTCTTGTCCATGCTCGAAGACTGTGCACCAACGACGACCAGTTCAACCTCGTCAAAAAGAAAGGTGTTTATTGCTATGATTACATATCCGATGCGAAAAAATTAGCCGACACGGTTCCCCCACCGAAAGAAGCCTTTTACAATCGCTTGCAAAATACCCATATTTCCGACGCTGATTATGAAAGGTTCTGCACCACCTGGACTGCGTTCGGATTCAAAAATCTCGGAGAGTACGCTGATTTCTATCTCAAACTAGACGTTTGCCTTTTGGCGGATGTGATGCAAGAATTCCGAGGTTTTTGCATGAACAATTACGGCCTCGATTGTATAAATTACTTGACACTGCCGGCTTTTTCCTACGATGCTTTTCTGAAGATGTCTCGTGTTCAAATAGAGCTATTCACCGACATTGACATGATACAGTTTATTAGTGCTTCCATACGTGGTGGCATTTCACAATGCTCATTACGACACGCAATTGCAGACAATCCGTTGGTGACAGGTGAGGAAAACAGAACTCCCTTCACCGAGCCGTCAACGTATATTCAATATCTAGATGTGACCGCCCTTTATGCTTACACAATGTGCAAGTATCTACCATACGGTGGTTATCATTGGATAAGCCCATTCCAGATCAATTATCTTTTTGAGAAAGAAGACGGAGAACATCGAATCATGAAAGTGCCGGACGACTGCAACTTTGGCTACATCCTGCAGGTGGATTTGAAGTATCCACAGCACCTTCACGACTACCATTCCGATCTTCCTTTCTGCCCGGAAAAGAAAATTCCGCCATTTCCATCATCCAAAAATCCCAAACTTCTGTTGACCCTccaagacaagaaaaaatacgtcaTTCATTACGTTGCTCTTAAGCAGGCCATTTCACACGGACTTGTCTTGGAGAAAATACACAGGGGGatttacttcaaacaaaaacCTTTCCTGAGACCTTTCATCGAACTGAACGCCAATTTAAGAAAACAGGCCACCAATAAATTCCACCAAGACCTCCTGAAGCTGATTTCCAACGCTTGttatggaaaatttttggaaaacccCATGAAAAGACAGCGGATCGTACTCGGTACTCATGAAAaacagatcattcgatatatctcCCGAGCAGACTTCATCGATCGCACTATCTTCGATGAAGAGCTGGTCGGTATCCGCTTAAAGACCACCAATATTACGTTCGATAAACCAATGATAGTCGGGTTTTCAGTGCTTGAACTAAGCAAAACCCATATGTACGATTTTTATTACAATAAATTACTTTCCCGCTACCCGAGGAATCGTGTATCCATTCTTTATATTgatacggactcgttcattCTTGCCATCAAGACTGAAGACCGGTACCGAGATATGATCCGTGATCGAAACCTCTACGACAcgtccaattttccaaaaaaccaCTTCCTGTACAGTACGGACAACTTGAAGGTAATGGGGACGTTCAAGGACGAGACTGCTGGCGATCCAATTACAGAGTTCGTCGGTCTTCGCTCAAAACTTTATTCCTACCTCACTTTGAGCTTAGCCGAGGAAAAGCGCTGTAAGGGGATCCAACGAGCCGTCGTTCGAGACACACTCAAGTTTGACCACTTTAAACACACTCTGTTTTACAATGACACCGTATCAAGAATGACCCGCGGGATTCATAGTACCTTACACAATATATATTCGTATGAATGCAAGAAGGTCGCTCTTTCGAGCAAGGACGATAAACGGAAAATCTTACAAGGGAACGTCGTCTCTATACCCTGGGGCCACTATGCAATACAACAACACGGGGATCAAATGAGAAGAGTAACAGCAGAGATAGAGGAAAGGCCGAAGACCAGCTCTCTCTCCTGTCACGAAGCCATCAACGACAACGACGCCGAGCCGTCTCCTCTTCACTTGAGCGTAGCAACCCAAGAAGTGGAAGCGAAAAAACTGCCActgaagaaaaggaagagaaatCGCGAAAACTCTGGGAAAGACGTCGCCACAAACGATGACGATTCTCGACAAGTCAAAAAGGACAAAACTGCACAATCTCAACATGTTGCCCATTGTAGCAGCGACCTTCGATTTTGTTAG
- the LOC140225249 gene encoding uncharacterized protein codes for MGAVTPKKRAQRRRPKHPTGRGLVNKLIDLLPFEAHLPGGYRYCGPGTKLKERLARGDPGINGLDEACKLHDIEYSKTSDTAERNKADIDLANRAWARVKAGDSSLAERAAAWAVTNAMKLKAKMGAGCCGRQRRSKTKRVKTGAGAKRATPGVKRATRGVKRTTMGAGAKRRRRSTKKRTVARVIPIPTTGGNVRSILSRIGVAAKPADRAAKKIRAVMSQRKKNVKLGQGLYLRPYKTGYGLYLAPYKHLN; via the coding sequence ATGGGAGCGGTGACGCCGAAGAAACGAGCACAACGACGACGACCCAAACATCCTACAGGACGAGGTCTCGTGAATAAGTTGATCGATCTCCTACCGTTCGAAGCTCATTTGCCTGGAGGgtacaggtactgcggaccgggcacGAAGTTAAAAGAGCGTCTAGCTCGAGGCGATCCCGGAATAAACGGCCTTGACGAAGCCTGCAAACTCCACGACATCGAGTACAGCAAGACCTCCGACACCGCCGAGCGGAACAAGGCCGACATAGACCTAGCCAACCGGGCTTGGGCTCGAGTCAAGGCCGGCGACTCGTCACTCGCCGAGAGAGCTGCCGCGTGGGCCGTAACcaacgctatgaaactcaagGCGAAAATGGGTGCCGGATGCTGCGGCCGCCAACGTCGAAGCAAGACGAAACGTGTCAAGACGGGCGCGGGCGCGAAGCGTGCCACGCCGGGCGTGAAACGTGCCACGCGGGGCGTGAAACGCACCACGATGGGCGCGGGCGCGAAACGACGTCGTCGCTCCACCAAGAAGCGGACCGTCGCCCGCGTCATTCCGATCCCGACGACGGGTGGCAACGTCCGTTCGATCCTGTCGCGGATCGGTGTGGCGGCGAAACCGGCCGACCGAGCGGCCAAGAAGATACGCGCCGTCATGAGTCAACGGAAGAAGAACGTCAAACTCGGGCAGGGACTGTACCTCCGCCCGTACAAAACGGGCTACGGTCTGTACTTGGCACCGTACAAGCATTTAAACTGA
- the LOC140225248 gene encoding uncharacterized protein, with the protein MYRMRAVPGTLTSGTPTVPTKVERPRLRINVSDDDDDDIVDDGDSNNDNLPVNGTPVPIDKVSGQDIRTVIVGAADRKEDAQNDTNERLARLESMLTSRIDSLEHNVKHLDTLKAPLNDLVRKIASLEEEDKTLKGSIGMMKTTSTALTGRLSRMESLASRIEALEKKGMLPINTDELTNTMQDLDRKFAFLEEKNTELHKITENFTKTVDLLSPSSPQSIEAAKQLTELTDRIKTLEIQTKAIGDQTKGGPSNTDLDKRITDISSENADIKRKQDDLEGKINASEKEILNQLMVNAKRMENIDALQSGLQEATEQLVMIQDENTDLKNKYWTIGKVLEINDAGSSDILSRLISLTDKVSVVEARSLKCDDLATTVKTLDEKLAACEGGIAELKNSVVDLRGKLQNSENEAKVRGEAYSKNIKEVEVSQSVADGKIAALRDEFLNLKKSPVDTENGNGLEVISGRMNALENRLSSLDSLAGPTKEVLEKMTNIQADNAVLKKSLDDIKRTVALSGEVKVSEKVATSRSDQDRIDALENSVADVKKLAGSIADAADRKMNIVTGENSALKERLKQLEEKVTPTRARHWLMNTH; encoded by the coding sequence ATGTATCGAATGAGAGCTGTACCCGGGACGCTGACCAGCGGCACACCTACGGTCCCCACGAAGGTCGAAAGACCACGACTCCGTATCAATGTgagcgacgacgacgacgacgacatcGTCGATGATGGCGACAGTAACAACGATAACCTGCCCGTCAATGGCACGCCGGTGCCGATCGACAAGGTGTCAGGTCAAGATATTCGCACCGTAATCGTTGGTGCTGCCGACCGGAAGGAAGATGCTCAAAATGATACGAATGAGCGTCTGGCACGGTTGGAATCCATGCTAACGAGTCGAATTGACTCCCTCGAACATAATGTGAAGCATCTAGATACATTGAAGGCTCCACTGAATGATTTGGTCAGGAAAATAGCTAGCCTCGAAGAAGAAGATAAGACCCTCAAAGGATCGATCGGCATGATGAAAACTACGTCGACGGCTTTGACCGGCCGACTATCCCGTATGGAGTCCCTGGCGAGCAGAATCGAGGCCTTGGAAAAGAAGGGAATGCTGCCCATCAACACTGATGAGTTAACGAATACGATGCAAGATCTCGATCGAAAATTCGCGTTTCTCGAGGAGAAAAACACCGAATTGCACAAGATTACagagaattttacaaaaaccgTCGATTTGTTGTCGCCGTCATCACCGCAGTCGATCGAAGCCGCGAAACAACTTACAGAGCTGACAGACCGGATCAAAACGTTGGAAATTCAAACGAAAGCGATCGGTGATCAGACGAAGGGTGGTCCTTCGAACACCGACTTGGACAAGAGGATAACGGATATCTCAAGTGAAAACGCCGACATCAAACGAAAGCAAGATGACCTTGAAGGTAAAATAAACGCTTCCGAAAAGGAAATATTGAATCAGCTGATGGTTAACGCGAAGAGGATGGAGAACATTGACGCGTTGCAAAGTGGTTTGCAAGAAGCGACGGAGCAACTCGTCATGATTCAAGACGAAAATACagacttgaaaaataaatattggaCGATCGGAAAGGTGCTGGAAATAAACGATGCTGGGTCGTCCGATATACTCTCCCGTCTGATATCTCTCACCGACAAAGTTTCCGTCGTGGAAGCtcgaagtttaaaatgtgatgatttGGCAACCACCGTTAAGACGCTGGACGAGAAACTTGCCGCTTGTGAAGGGGGGATCGCAGAGTTGAAAAATTCAGTAGTCGATCTACGAGGAAAACTACAAAACAGCGAAAACGAGGCGAAGGTTCGCGGAGAGGCCTACTCGAAAAACATTAAGGAGGTCGAGGTGTCACAGAGTGTTGCGGATGGAAAAATCGCTGCTCTACGTGACGAGTTTTTGAACTTGAAAAAGTCGCCGGTAGACACTGAAAACGGAAACGGTTTGGAGGTAATCTCGGGGCGGATGAATGCGCTAGAAAATCGATTGAGTAGTCTCGACTCATTGGCGGGTCCAACGAAGGAAGTGCTAGAAAAGATGACGAATATCCAGGCGGATAACGCCGTTCTGAAAAAGTCGCTGGATGATATCAAGAGAACCGTAGCGCTATCTGGCGAGGTCAAAGTGTCCGAAAAGGTGGCGACATCACGGTCGGACCAGGATCGGATCGATGCGCTAGAAAACAGCGTCGCCGATGTGAAAAAGTTGGCAGGATCGATCGCAGATGCGGCAGATCGGAAAATGAATATAGTTACGGGAGAGAACTCTGCACTTAAGGAGAGACTCAAGCAGCTAGAGGAAAAAGTAACTCCAACCCGTGCTCGTCATTGGTTAATGAATACTCATTAA